Proteins from a single region of Anolis carolinensis isolate JA03-04 chromosome Y, rAnoCar3.1.pri, whole genome shotgun sequence:
- the LOC134292953 gene encoding uncharacterized protein LOC134292953 isoform X2, which yields MSAALAQGLRAAPRAPRTEGDAWLPGGGVAALPPMAPPPCLWAGPGEGPRCAEDPRGRHPAAPHSGTPAGAPLPWDPLEVACGAQGQDLGIELRDEWGSGTTAEDDHGCQGLGGQGEEKVDHSYSRLERHNGSQVGAVTAELGLPPTKDGPGVGSVPVQDGVSPHQNGIPFLQNVFPPIIDDPSLLQNGVHPLRNILVPPTGDGSVENLQNSISSLQNSFSHDALPPTNNGSGAVSVAFQNSIFPHQNGIPPRRNIIPPTRDRSSANLQNCGSCELSLLLTKDGPKAHSITLQNGAPPLHNGIIPSTESGSNGSATLQNLILLIKSNTTLQNGVSPLQNIVLPPTRDGSIEDRMFFQIGASPFRNITVLPTGDRTIENSTTLQNAIASLHNPILPPTRDRDMNNRRSSLPIDGESVMLEEGNETLSAESCKINIDSYSPLLHHDPESDKSASSQEKHLETTKMADKDLFSLPVEADLTSGVSLDGERLGDYRIPLPLNKEIPPASQNGNEIFGLETRRNNMAEAFKPSVPYVDDLCLRLETWTITEDTEIIAEREVDKSSEITHISVRTPEGTLTSSDGDASLKESPDPSEPSVEKVERMTTGFPADEEEITRPFKMMGNTADVGETLPDNPSKRTASSALRNGCSLQDISMRPPLKCLNGVSSSRTKRRKILETEIPFGGFSRRTESVVDHNRALHHHWGSPEWPKTSVESSSQRPLSEPIPSQIVRSIHSVQRYVNDCPLRTIKLPFCLSKMAAEVPQTSASNMDSPRRMSGECIASLVDIFRPSKCAKETRLLRKLSALADTISPPWRLKPASNIPKFGRKMIPDLLSSVANVQKSNLQSSFSLFPLESANICILDSRSKLPFTMPSFQFKMAPAPVQKSTLSWKEMPFEWTFSFLLSQSITGVIPNLSPVKKDGGCPVGLRTVLALFSPGYSRLWARKWRLPVRRLTFFQFTGASKDPNSLRFNLFASLLSTTFDSGLPTWRPLDPPSSKVLPLRSPQEETSASSPFPSPWMCLDLQNSSAMLPPATGKSMELPPKNTRWETSFSALTPTFLSTPEPPWSHLPVPAFPVRNPLEELEVPVPAPPQSAEPEKKKPKKVSQIRIRKAIPRPDPNLTPMGLPRPKRLKKTEFSLEEIYTNKNYKAPPATRSLETIFEEPKERRGGGAWQWVSHQKRRRVLDFPDFTLPRKRRPRGRLRPPLQGFTRAQKAAPGGRELDALLCQRLADLEDFCARHDHPGS from the exons ATGTCGGCCGCTCTGGCGCAAGGGCTCCGCGCTGCTCCCCGGGCCCCACGGACGGAGGGGGACGCATGGCTCCCCGGGGGTGGAGTGGCCGCCTTGCCTCCCATGGCACCCCCGCCGTGCCTTTGGGCCGGCCCCGGAGAAGGCCCGCGCTGCgcagaagaccccaggggccggCACCCCGCCGCCCCCCACAGCGGGACTCCTGCGGGCGCCCCCCTCCCCTGGGACCCCCTGGAAGTCGCCTGTGGGGCCCAGGGGCAGGACCTGGGCATCGAGCTCCGGGACGAATGGGGCTCCGGAACAACGGCGGAGGACGACCACGGCTGCCAAGGGCTGGGCGGCCAAGGCGAGGAAAAAGTGGACCATTCCTACAGTCGCCTCGAAAGACACAACGGAAGCCAGGTGGGCGCAGTGACGGCAGAGCTCGGCCTCCCACCAACCAAAGATGGACCCGGGGTGGGTAGTGTGCCTGTGCAAGATGGCGTCTCCCCACATCAAAATGGTATCCCTTTCCTCCAAAATGTCTTCCCTCCCATCATAGATGAtccctcccttctccaaaatgGTGTCCATCCACTCAGAAATATCCTTGTTCCGCCAACTGGAGATGGATCTGTTGAGAATCTACAAAATAGCATCTCTTCCCTCCAAAATAGCTTCTCCCATGATGCCCTTCcaccaaccaacaatggatctggggcAGTAAGTGTGGCTTTTCAAAACAGCATCTTTCCCCACCAAAATGGCATCCCTCCCCGCAGAAATATCATTCCGCCAACTAGAGACAGATCCAGTGCAAATCTACAAAATTGTGGTTCTTGTGAGCTCAGCCTCCTGCTAACCAAAGATGGACCCAAGGCACATAGCATCACATTACAAAATGGTGCCCCTCCTCTCCATAATGGCATCATTCCATCCACTGAAAGTGGATCCAATGGCAGCGCTACCCTTCAAAATCTCATTCTACTAATCAAAAGTAACACAACCCTACAAAATGGTGTTTCTCCTCTCCAAAATATTGTTCTTCCACCAACCAGAGATGGATCAATTGAGGATAGGATGTTTTTTCAAATTGGTGCCTCTCCCTTCCGAAATATCACTGTTTTGCCAACTGGAGACAGAACCATAGAAAACAGTACAACTCTACAAAATGCCATCGCTTCCCTTCACAATCCCATCCTTCCGCCCACCAGAGACCGGGATATGAACAATAGGAGATCTTCCCTTCCGATTGATGGAGAATCAGTCATGTTGGAGGAAGGAAACGAAACTCTTTCTGCAGAAAGCTGCAAGATAAACATTGATTCATATTCTCCCCTACTCCACCATGACCCTGAATCTGACAAAAGTGCGTCGTCGCAAGAGAAGCATCTGGAGACAACCAAGATGGCCGACAAGGATTTATTCTCTTTGCCAGTAGAGGCTGACCTCACTTCCGGTGTGTCTCTCGATGGAGAACGCCTTGGGGACTATAGGATACCTTTGCCCCTTAACAAAGAAATCCCACCCGCAAGTCAGAATGGCAATGAGATCTTTGGTCTTGAAACCAGGAGAAATAATATGGCGGAAGCATTCAAGCCTAGTGTCCCGTACGTAGACGACCTCTGCCTGCGCCTTGAGACATGGACCATTACGGAAGACACCGAAATAATTGCAGAAAGGGAAGTTGACAAGTCCAGTGAAATTACGCATATTTCGGTCCGTACAC CTGAAGGAACTCTAACATCGTCCGATGGAGACGCCTCTCTGAAAGAAAGTCCCGATCCTTCAGAGCCTTCTGTGGAGAAAGTGGAGAGGATGACCACTGGATTTCCTGCCGACGAGGAAGAAATCACGCGAcctttcaagatgatgggaaatACTGCAGACGTTGGCGAAACTCTTCCTGACAATCCCTCCAAAAGGACAGCAAGTTCGGCTTTAAGAAATGGATGCTCGCTTCAAGATATCTCGATGCGTCCTCCTCTGAAATGCCTCAATGGCGTGTCTTCTAGTCGAACAAAACGGAGGAAAATACTAGAAACTGAGATCCCTTTCGGTGGATTTTCCAGACGAACGGAGAGCGTTGTGGACCATAATAGAGCCCTCCACCATCATTGGGGGTCGCCAGAATGGCCGAAAACATCTGTGGAAAGCTCCAGTCAACGACCGTTGAGCGAACCGATTCCCTCTCAAATTGTTCGGTCGATTCACAGCGTCCAACGATATGTCAACGATTGCCCTCTTCGAACAATAAAACTCCCATTTTGCTTATCAAAAATGGCCGCTGAAGTGCCACAAACGTCTGCATCCAATATGGATTCCCCTAGAAGGATGTCCGGAGAGTGTATTGCCTCCTTGGTGGACATTTTCAGGCCTAGCAAATGTGCTAAAGAGACGAGGCTTTTGAGGAAGCTGTCCGCACTCGCCGATACGATTTCACCTCCTTGGAGGTTGAAACCCGCCTCGAATATCCCTAAATTTGGACGCAAAATGATACCGGATCTGTTATCCTCTGTAGCGAATGTCCAGAAGTCCAATTTGCAGTCATCCTTCTCGTTATTTCCCCTCGAATCAGCCAACATTTGTATCTTGGACTCGAGATCGAAATTACCGTTCACCATGCCGTCATTCCAGTTCAAAATGGCACCCGCTCCTGTACAGAAATCAACGCTGTCTTGGAAAGAAATGCCCTTTGAGTGGACGTTCTCCTTCCTCTTGTCCCAAAGTATTACGGGTGTGATACCGAACTTGTCCCCCGTGAAAAAAGATGGTGGGTGCCCAGTCGGACTCCGGACCGTTCTGGCGCTGTTCTCGCCCGGTTATTCCCGCCTCTGGGCCCGGAAATGGCGCCTCCCGGTCCGGAGGCTGACCTTCTTCCAGTTCACGGGGGCTTCAAAGGACCCGAACTCGCTGCGCTTCAATCTCTTTGCATCCTTGCTCTCCACAACCTTCGACAGTGGGCTCCCCACGTGGAGACCCCTCGACCCTCCTTCCTCCAAAGTCCTGCCTCTCCGCTCGCCGCAGGAAGAGACTTCGGCGTCTTCGCCATTTCCGTCGCCGTGGATGTGCCTCGACCTCCAGAACAG CTCTGCCATGTTGCCCCCGGCGACTGGAAAGTCGATGGAACTTCCTCCAAAGAATACCAG gtGGGAGACTTCCTTTTCCGCCTTGACGCCGACCTTCCTGTCGACCCCAGAGCCACCTTGGTCTCACCTTCCGGTCCCAGCATTTCCTGTCCGGAATCCATTGGAAGAACTGGAGGTCCCTGTCCCCGCCCCCCCTCAGAGC GCCGAACCggagaagaagaagccaaagaagGTCTCCCAGATCCGGATCCGGAAGGCGATCCCGAGGCCGGACCCCAACCTGACCCCGATGGGCCTCCCGAGACCCAAAAG GTTGAAGAAGACCGAGTTCAGCTTGGAGGAGATCTACACCAACAAGAACTACAAGGCCCCCCCGGCCACAAG gtcCCTGGAGACCATCTTTGAGGAGCCCAAGGAGCGCCGCGGCGGGGGGGCCTGGCAGTGGGTCAGCCACCAGAAGCGCAGGCGCGTCCTCGACTTCCCGGACTTCACGCTCCCCCGGAAGCGCCGCCCGCGCGGGAGGCTCCGCCCGCCCCTCCAGGGCTTCACCCGGGCCCAGAAGGCCGCGCCGGGCGGGCGGGAGCTGGACGCCCTCCTCTGCCAGAGGCTCGCCGACCTCGAGGACTTCTGCGCCCGCCACGACCACCCCGGGAGCTGA
- the LOC134292953 gene encoding uncharacterized protein LOC134292953 isoform X1, whose product MSAALAQGLRAAPRAPRTEGDAWLPGGGVAALPPMAPPPCLWAGPGEGPRCAEDPRGRHPAAPHSGTPAGAPLPWDPLEVACGAQGQDLGIELRDEWGSGTTAEDDHGCQGLGGQGEEKVDHSYSRLERHNGSQVGAVTAELGLPPTKDGPGVGSVPVQDGVSPHQNGIPFLQNVFPPIIDDPSLLQNGVHPLRNILVPPTGDGSVENLQNSISSLQNSFSHDALPPTNNGSGAVSVAFQNSIFPHQNGIPPRRNIIPPTRDRSSANLQNCGSCELSLLLTKDGPKAHSITLQNGAPPLHNGIIPSTESGSNGSATLQNLILLIKSNTTLQNGVSPLQNIVLPPTRDGSIEDRMFFQIGASPFRNITVLPTGDRTIENSTTLQNAIASLHNPILPPTRDRDMNNRRSSLPIDGESVMLEEGNETLSAESCKINIDSYSPLLHHDPESDKSASSQEKHLETTKMADKDLFSLPVEADLTSGVSLDGERLGDYRIPLPLNKEIPPASQNGNEIFGLETRRNNMAEAFKPSVPYVDDLCLRLETWTITEDTEIIAEREVDKSSEITHISVRTPEETQQEQEMDNRTQTSFLTPEGTLTSSDGDASLKESPDPSEPSVEKVERMTTGFPADEEEITRPFKMMGNTADVGETLPDNPSKRTASSALRNGCSLQDISMRPPLKCLNGVSSSRTKRRKILETEIPFGGFSRRTESVVDHNRALHHHWGSPEWPKTSVESSSQRPLSEPIPSQIVRSIHSVQRYVNDCPLRTIKLPFCLSKMAAEVPQTSASNMDSPRRMSGECIASLVDIFRPSKCAKETRLLRKLSALADTISPPWRLKPASNIPKFGRKMIPDLLSSVANVQKSNLQSSFSLFPLESANICILDSRSKLPFTMPSFQFKMAPAPVQKSTLSWKEMPFEWTFSFLLSQSITGVIPNLSPVKKDGGCPVGLRTVLALFSPGYSRLWARKWRLPVRRLTFFQFTGASKDPNSLRFNLFASLLSTTFDSGLPTWRPLDPPSSKVLPLRSPQEETSASSPFPSPWMCLDLQNSSAMLPPATGKSMELPPKNTRWETSFSALTPTFLSTPEPPWSHLPVPAFPVRNPLEELEVPVPAPPQSAEPEKKKPKKVSQIRIRKAIPRPDPNLTPMGLPRPKRLKKTEFSLEEIYTNKNYKAPPATRSLETIFEEPKERRGGGAWQWVSHQKRRRVLDFPDFTLPRKRRPRGRLRPPLQGFTRAQKAAPGGRELDALLCQRLADLEDFCARHDHPGS is encoded by the exons ATGTCGGCCGCTCTGGCGCAAGGGCTCCGCGCTGCTCCCCGGGCCCCACGGACGGAGGGGGACGCATGGCTCCCCGGGGGTGGAGTGGCCGCCTTGCCTCCCATGGCACCCCCGCCGTGCCTTTGGGCCGGCCCCGGAGAAGGCCCGCGCTGCgcagaagaccccaggggccggCACCCCGCCGCCCCCCACAGCGGGACTCCTGCGGGCGCCCCCCTCCCCTGGGACCCCCTGGAAGTCGCCTGTGGGGCCCAGGGGCAGGACCTGGGCATCGAGCTCCGGGACGAATGGGGCTCCGGAACAACGGCGGAGGACGACCACGGCTGCCAAGGGCTGGGCGGCCAAGGCGAGGAAAAAGTGGACCATTCCTACAGTCGCCTCGAAAGACACAACGGAAGCCAGGTGGGCGCAGTGACGGCAGAGCTCGGCCTCCCACCAACCAAAGATGGACCCGGGGTGGGTAGTGTGCCTGTGCAAGATGGCGTCTCCCCACATCAAAATGGTATCCCTTTCCTCCAAAATGTCTTCCCTCCCATCATAGATGAtccctcccttctccaaaatgGTGTCCATCCACTCAGAAATATCCTTGTTCCGCCAACTGGAGATGGATCTGTTGAGAATCTACAAAATAGCATCTCTTCCCTCCAAAATAGCTTCTCCCATGATGCCCTTCcaccaaccaacaatggatctggggcAGTAAGTGTGGCTTTTCAAAACAGCATCTTTCCCCACCAAAATGGCATCCCTCCCCGCAGAAATATCATTCCGCCAACTAGAGACAGATCCAGTGCAAATCTACAAAATTGTGGTTCTTGTGAGCTCAGCCTCCTGCTAACCAAAGATGGACCCAAGGCACATAGCATCACATTACAAAATGGTGCCCCTCCTCTCCATAATGGCATCATTCCATCCACTGAAAGTGGATCCAATGGCAGCGCTACCCTTCAAAATCTCATTCTACTAATCAAAAGTAACACAACCCTACAAAATGGTGTTTCTCCTCTCCAAAATATTGTTCTTCCACCAACCAGAGATGGATCAATTGAGGATAGGATGTTTTTTCAAATTGGTGCCTCTCCCTTCCGAAATATCACTGTTTTGCCAACTGGAGACAGAACCATAGAAAACAGTACAACTCTACAAAATGCCATCGCTTCCCTTCACAATCCCATCCTTCCGCCCACCAGAGACCGGGATATGAACAATAGGAGATCTTCCCTTCCGATTGATGGAGAATCAGTCATGTTGGAGGAAGGAAACGAAACTCTTTCTGCAGAAAGCTGCAAGATAAACATTGATTCATATTCTCCCCTACTCCACCATGACCCTGAATCTGACAAAAGTGCGTCGTCGCAAGAGAAGCATCTGGAGACAACCAAGATGGCCGACAAGGATTTATTCTCTTTGCCAGTAGAGGCTGACCTCACTTCCGGTGTGTCTCTCGATGGAGAACGCCTTGGGGACTATAGGATACCTTTGCCCCTTAACAAAGAAATCCCACCCGCAAGTCAGAATGGCAATGAGATCTTTGGTCTTGAAACCAGGAGAAATAATATGGCGGAAGCATTCAAGCCTAGTGTCCCGTACGTAGACGACCTCTGCCTGCGCCTTGAGACATGGACCATTACGGAAGACACCGAAATAATTGCAGAAAGGGAAGTTGACAAGTCCAGTGAAATTACGCATATTTCGGTCCGTACACCTGAAGAAACTCAACAAGAGCAGGAAATGGATAATAGGACTCAAACTTCGTTCCTCACACCTGAAGGAACTCTAACATCGTCCGATGGAGACGCCTCTCTGAAAGAAAGTCCCGATCCTTCAGAGCCTTCTGTGGAGAAAGTGGAGAGGATGACCACTGGATTTCCTGCCGACGAGGAAGAAATCACGCGAcctttcaagatgatgggaaatACTGCAGACGTTGGCGAAACTCTTCCTGACAATCCCTCCAAAAGGACAGCAAGTTCGGCTTTAAGAAATGGATGCTCGCTTCAAGATATCTCGATGCGTCCTCCTCTGAAATGCCTCAATGGCGTGTCTTCTAGTCGAACAAAACGGAGGAAAATACTAGAAACTGAGATCCCTTTCGGTGGATTTTCCAGACGAACGGAGAGCGTTGTGGACCATAATAGAGCCCTCCACCATCATTGGGGGTCGCCAGAATGGCCGAAAACATCTGTGGAAAGCTCCAGTCAACGACCGTTGAGCGAACCGATTCCCTCTCAAATTGTTCGGTCGATTCACAGCGTCCAACGATATGTCAACGATTGCCCTCTTCGAACAATAAAACTCCCATTTTGCTTATCAAAAATGGCCGCTGAAGTGCCACAAACGTCTGCATCCAATATGGATTCCCCTAGAAGGATGTCCGGAGAGTGTATTGCCTCCTTGGTGGACATTTTCAGGCCTAGCAAATGTGCTAAAGAGACGAGGCTTTTGAGGAAGCTGTCCGCACTCGCCGATACGATTTCACCTCCTTGGAGGTTGAAACCCGCCTCGAATATCCCTAAATTTGGACGCAAAATGATACCGGATCTGTTATCCTCTGTAGCGAATGTCCAGAAGTCCAATTTGCAGTCATCCTTCTCGTTATTTCCCCTCGAATCAGCCAACATTTGTATCTTGGACTCGAGATCGAAATTACCGTTCACCATGCCGTCATTCCAGTTCAAAATGGCACCCGCTCCTGTACAGAAATCAACGCTGTCTTGGAAAGAAATGCCCTTTGAGTGGACGTTCTCCTTCCTCTTGTCCCAAAGTATTACGGGTGTGATACCGAACTTGTCCCCCGTGAAAAAAGATGGTGGGTGCCCAGTCGGACTCCGGACCGTTCTGGCGCTGTTCTCGCCCGGTTATTCCCGCCTCTGGGCCCGGAAATGGCGCCTCCCGGTCCGGAGGCTGACCTTCTTCCAGTTCACGGGGGCTTCAAAGGACCCGAACTCGCTGCGCTTCAATCTCTTTGCATCCTTGCTCTCCACAACCTTCGACAGTGGGCTCCCCACGTGGAGACCCCTCGACCCTCCTTCCTCCAAAGTCCTGCCTCTCCGCTCGCCGCAGGAAGAGACTTCGGCGTCTTCGCCATTTCCGTCGCCGTGGATGTGCCTCGACCTCCAGAACAG CTCTGCCATGTTGCCCCCGGCGACTGGAAAGTCGATGGAACTTCCTCCAAAGAATACCAG gtGGGAGACTTCCTTTTCCGCCTTGACGCCGACCTTCCTGTCGACCCCAGAGCCACCTTGGTCTCACCTTCCGGTCCCAGCATTTCCTGTCCGGAATCCATTGGAAGAACTGGAGGTCCCTGTCCCCGCCCCCCCTCAGAGC GCCGAACCggagaagaagaagccaaagaagGTCTCCCAGATCCGGATCCGGAAGGCGATCCCGAGGCCGGACCCCAACCTGACCCCGATGGGCCTCCCGAGACCCAAAAG GTTGAAGAAGACCGAGTTCAGCTTGGAGGAGATCTACACCAACAAGAACTACAAGGCCCCCCCGGCCACAAG gtcCCTGGAGACCATCTTTGAGGAGCCCAAGGAGCGCCGCGGCGGGGGGGCCTGGCAGTGGGTCAGCCACCAGAAGCGCAGGCGCGTCCTCGACTTCCCGGACTTCACGCTCCCCCGGAAGCGCCGCCCGCGCGGGAGGCTCCGCCCGCCCCTCCAGGGCTTCACCCGGGCCCAGAAGGCCGCGCCGGGCGGGCGGGAGCTGGACGCCCTCCTCTGCCAGAGGCTCGCCGACCTCGAGGACTTCTGCGCCCGCCACGACCACCCCGGGAGCTGA